TTTCGGAACCGGGAACGACGGCTACAAATCCGACTGGATGGAGGTCGTGCGCCCGCGCTTCCGCATCGATTGCCTCGACCCGCGGCAGCCCCGCGCCTGGCCGGCACTGGCGAAGCGCCTCGTCCGCCGCCTTGCGCCGGGTGCGCGGCAGGGCTAAGGCGCCCGCCGAATTGCAGGGGAACCATACCGGCATGAGCAGTCTCGCGCCCAGTCGCAGTGACATCGATACCAAGCTGCGCGCAATCCTGTGCGACGTGCTCGGGCTCGACGCTGAGAAAGTCGAGAGTTTCGACAACGACACCGGCCTTTTCGGTCATTTGCCCGAACTCGATTCGATGGCAGTCGCCGGGCTTCTGACCGAAATCGAAGATCGCCTCGGCATCATCATCGAAGACGATGAAGTCGATGGGGAAATGCTGGAGACCTACGGCGGGCTGCTCGCCTTTGCCGAGGCGAAAGTCGTAGAGAGCTGACCGCCCCCCTCGTCACGACATGGCCCTGTCCCGACCAGGACGGCGGCAACCACGACGAAATCGCGCTGACTTTCCGCGGGAAGCGGGCGGCGAAGGTTCTGGTCGTGCCTGCCCTGTTCGATGAAGCCAACAAGCTGCGCCGCCTTACGGTGGAAGTCATGCGACGTCTGGCCGAAGACGGGATCGGCACCGTTCTTGCCGATTTCCCCGGCTGCAACGAAAGCCGCCGGCCGCTGACCGCGCAGACGCTGGAAGGGTGGCGACAGGCCGCGCTGGCCGCTTCCGATCACTTCGGGGCCAGCCACGTGCTGACAATGCGCGGCGGCGCCCTGCTCGCCCCGGCGGACATGCCCGGCTGGAATTACGCCCCGATCGCCGGGCGTCAGGTGCTGCGGCCAATGTTGCGCGCCCGCACGCTTTCGGCGCGCGAAGCCGGGGCGGAAGAAACGATCAGGGATCTCGAACTGCTGGGCCGTTCGGACGGGATCGAGCTGGCTGGATGGACGCTGGGGCGCGCGCTCTTCTGCGCGCTCGAAACGGCCACCCTCCCGGACGAATCCGCCCAGATGCGGATAGAGCAGGACATGATCGGCGGCAGCGGCCTGTGGATGCGCGCGGAACCGGGCGAATCGCGCGATCAGGCGGACGCGCTGGCCGCCGCCATCGCCCAGGGGATACCGGCACAATGAACCGCCTCCCCCTCACTTTCGCCTGCGAAGATCAGACGCTCGCCGGGACGATCGACACGGCGCCGGCGTCGGTCGGGCTGCTGATCGTCAGCGGCGGCAACGAGATTCGCGCCGGGGCCTTTTCCGGGCAGGCCCGGCTGGCCGAAAGGGTGGCCAGGGCCGGTTTCCCGGTGTTCCGGTTCGACCGGCGGGGCGTCGGTGACAGCGAAGGCAAGAATCGCGGTTTCCGCGCGAGCGCCAAGGATATTGCCGCAGCGATCGACGCCTTCCGGGCGATGGCCCCCCAGATGAAGCGTGTCGTCGCCTTCGGAAACTGCGATGCCGCCAGCGCGCTGATGCTGGCGAGCGGCGCGGGCTGCGAGGCGCTTGTCCTGTCCAATCCGTGGACGATCGAGGACGATCAGGACGACCTGCCCCCGTCCGCTGCGGTACGTTCGCGCTATATCGAAAAGTTGAAGAACCCCGCGGAACTGGCGCGGCTTGTGACCGGCGGGGTCGATTTGCGCAAGCTGGCGCGCGGGCTGGCCCGGGCCGCCCTGCCCCGGTCGCAGCCCAGCTCTCTGGCCCAGGACATGGCGGCCGGCCTGGAAAAATTCGAAGGGCAGGTGCGCATCCTGCTGGCCGAAACCGACCGGACTGCGCAGGCTTTCGTCGAACAGTGGGATTCCGCCGATTCGCGGATCGCCTATTGCGAGAAGGCCAGCCACGCCTTTGTCGAGCCCCATGCGCGCGACTGGCTGTTCGAACAGTTGCTGATGGCGCTGCGGGGCAGCAGTCGCCCCTAGCCCTGGCCGGGTTGCCGCCCCTAACCGGGTTGCCGAACGAACAGGCTGGCGAGTTCGACGTGAGTCGACCAGACGAACTGGCCGACCGGTCTGGCCGCCTCCAGCCGATAGCCGGCCTCCACCAGGCGCGCCGCGTCGCGGGCCCAGCTTGCCGGATTGCAACTGACATAGACGATGCGCGGCACCGTGCTTTCCGCCAGCCGCCCGATCTGCTCGCGCGCACCGGCGCGGGGCGGGTCGAGCAGGACGGCATCGAAGCGGTTCAGTTCGTCGGGCTGGAGGGGGTTGCGGAAGAGGTCGCGGTGCATGGCATGGACCGCCCCGCCAGTGCGGGCAGCGGCCGCCTTGCACGCCAGATGGGCATCGCGCGCAGCCTCCACCGCCAGCACTTTTGCATTGCCGGACAGGGCGAACGCGAACGTTCCCAGACCAGCGAACAGATCCGCAACGAACCGCGCGCCGGCCAGCCATTCGCCGGCGATCCGGGTCAGCGCGCTCTCGCCATCGACCGTCGCCTGCAGGAACCCACCGCTGGGAAATGCGACCGGGACACCGGCGGGCGACACCGTGACCGGTTCCGGCTCCCACACGGTTTCCGGCCCATATCCGTGATCGATCGTCAGGCGGGCGAGGCCGTTGTCCTGTGCGAAAGCCAGCATCGCCTCGGTCGCGGCCAGCCCCTCCACCTTCAAACCGGCGATTGCGCAGTCTGCCCCCTGATCGGCCAGCGTCAGATCGACTTTCGCGGAAATGCGCTCTTTACGGGCAGCGAACAGGGCCCGCAGCGGCGCGATCAGCGCGAACAGTTCGGGGCGCAGAATGTGGCACTCGCGCATGTGCACGATCCGGTGCGACCCTGCCTCGCGAAAGCCGAGCTGCAGCTTGCCGCCCGCGCTGGCCGCATGAAGCGTGCAACGGCGGCGACTGCGCGGGGGGGAGAGATGGGGCGGGAGGAGCGTGCCGATGGCGACACCCTGGCCCTGCGCCGCAAATGCGATCCGTTCGCCCAGATAGCGCGCAATCGCCTGCGTGTCGCAATGCTGGAGCTGGCATCCCCCGCACGCGCCGAAATGGCGGCATGGCGGCTGGGCGCGGTGGGGCCCCGGCGCAATCGTACCGTCGGCTTGCAGCACGTCGCCCGGCGCGGCGAAAGGCACATGGCGGCCATCGACGGTCACACCGTCGCCCTTGGCCGCGATACGCAGGATTTCGTTTGTCTCGGTCACAGGAAGCGCGCGTAGGCGGCTTTCACGGCTTGCGCCAGATCGTCGGCGCTGAATGCCACGCCCGCGATCCGCGCCGCTTCGTTGTGCAGCCAGACGGCCTGTTCTGCCGCAAGGGCCGCACTGCAGCCTGTCGCCATGCGGCTCGCCGCGATTCCTGCCAGGATATCGCCGGTTCCGGCAGCGGAAAGCCAGCTCGGCCCGGGCGGAAACAGGATCACCCCGCCATCGGGTGTGCAGAGCAGCGTGTCCGGCCCCTTGGCCAGGACCACCGCCCCGCTCTTTCGCGCCAGCTCTTTCGCTTTCGCACGCTTGCCCTCGCCCGCCACGTCGAAGGCGCGGCACAGCCTCTCCAGCTCCCCTTCGTGCGGCGTCAGCAGTGTCTCGCGCTCGAACCGGCGCGGCGTGAGCAGATGCAGGGCATCGGCGTCGAGGACCAGCGGGCAATCGCGTTCGAGAGCCCGTTCCAGCCGCGCCGGTGCCTCGCCATCCCGCCCCAGCCCCGGGCCCACGAGAACGGCGCCCATGCGCGGGTCGTCCAGTGCCTCGGCCAGAGGGCCCCGATCGACAACCAGCGCGGCGGGGGCGGCGGGATGCGACTGGTCGGAAAGCAGCTTCACATAGCCGGCGCCCGCATGGATCGCGGCATTGGCGGAAAGCAGCGCGGCACCGGGCATGGCCCCGCCGACCACCCCCAGCAAACCGCGGCGATACTTGTGCGCATCGGCTGAAGGAGGTTCGAGCTGCGGACGCTGCGACAGCCGGGCCGGAGCCTGCGGCACCGCCACCCCGATATCGACCAGCCGCCGCGCCCCCATTCGGCCGGAAGCGGGCATGGTCCAGTGCGCGAACTTCCACGCCCCCAACGCCAGCGTCAGGTCGCAGGCCGGCAGATCGCGATTGAGCGGCACGCCCGAATCGCTTTCAATCCCGCTCGGCAGATCGACCGCGACCAGATGATGATGGCGGGCGGCGAGGTCATGCAGCAATCCGGCCAGATCGCCCGACAGGGGCCGCGTCAGTCCGCTGCCGAACAGGCAATCGACCAGCACCGCGCCGTGGCGACCGTCTGCGGTCTGGACGACTGGCCCGCGATAGCTGTCGCAGGCATTCCGGGCCGCATCGGTTCGCGGCAGGGCTGGCGCGACGACCGCGACATCGATCCCGCGCCGATGCAGAACCTGCGCGATGACGTAACCGTCCCCGCCATTGTTCCCCGGGCCGCACAGCACGGTTACGGGCCGCCCGGCGGCGAGCCGCCAGACCCATTCCGCCGCGCCGCATCCGGCCCGCTGCATCAATGTATCGACATCGGTTCCGGCATCGACCAGCGCCTGTTCCGCCGCCTGCATCTGGGCGACTGTCAGAACGGGATCATTCGGCGACATCGGTCCCCTGCGCAGGGCGCGCGGCAAAGCGGTAGCGTTCGTCGGCAATCGCGACTTCCAGCACTCCGTCGGCCAGGGTCTGCTCGATCGGGTCGGCGCCGTCGTAAGCGGCCAGCCCGCGCCCTTCCCGCAATTGTTCGAACCGGCGGAAACCGCCATCGGCATGGCGCACGGTGAGCACGATCGCATCGTCGATCCGGGCGCGTTCCACCAGGCAATCCGGCCCGAAGCCGGCCCCGGGGCCAATCGCACATTCGATCCGCTCCGCCCCCTCGTCCGCCTGCGCCTGAACCGGCGCATCGGCCGAGGAGCAGGCGGCTGCCAGTGTCAGTACGCCGGCGATGACAGCCGGGCGCACCATCACTTGCGGACGAGCTGCGAAACGTCGCGCACCGCACCACGCGCGGCGCTGGTGGTCATCGCGGCATAAGCTTCCAGCGCAGTCGAAACGCGCCGCTTGCGCTTTTCCACGGGCTTCCATGCCCCATCTCCCTTTGCCTCCATCTCCGCCCGCCGGCTGGCCAGTTCGGATTCGGAAACGTCGAGATGGATGGAACGAGCGGGAATGTCGATCACGATCGTGTCGCCTTCGCGCACCAGGCCGATCGTCCCGCCTTCTGCCGCCTCGGGCGAGGCGTGGCCGATGGAAAGGCCCGATGTGCCGCCGGAAAAACGCCCGTCGGTCACCAGCGCGCAGGCCTTGCCCAGCCCTTTCGATTTCAGATAGCTGGTCGGATAGAGCATTTCCTGCATCCCCGGCCCGCCACGCGGCCCTTCGTACCGGATCACGACCACATCGCCTTCGCGCACCTGATCGGTCAGGATCGCGGTCACGGCAGCGTCCTGGCTTTCATAGACTTTCGCCGGGCCGGAGAACTTCAGAATGCTTTCATCCACCCCCGCGGTCTTCACGATGCACCCGTCTTCGGCGAGGTTGCCATAAAGCACCGCAAGGCCGCCGTCCTGGCTGAAGGCATGTTCGGCCGAACGGATCACGCCTTCGCGGCGATCAAGGTCGAGTTCGGCCCACCGCCGATCCTGGCTGAACGCCGTCTGCGTCGGCACGCCGCCGGGGGCGGCGCGGAAGAATTTCTGCACCGCCGGGCTGTTGGTGCGGGCAATGTCCCAGGCATCGAGCGCATCGGCCAGCGTGGGGCTGTGGACCGTCGGCACGGCAGTGTTGAGCAGCCCGGCACGGTCCAGTTCGCCCAGGATGGCCATGATCCCGCCGGCCCGGTGGACATCCTCCATATGAACATCGTCCTTCGCCGGCGCGACTTTCGCAAGGCACGGGATATGGCGGCTGAGCCGGTCGATATCGGCCATCGTGAAATCCAGTTCCGCCTCGTGCGCGGCGGCGAGCAGGTGCAGCACGGTATTGGTCGATCCGCCCATCGCGATATCCAGGCTCATCGCGTTTTCGAAGGCCGAACGGTCGGCAATCGTGCGCGGGAGGACGCTGGCGTCGTCTTCCTCGTACCACCGACGGCAAAGTTCGACGACGAGCCGTCCGGCACGCAGGAACAGCGCCTTGCGGTCGGCATGCGTGGCGAGAGTCGATCCGTTTCCGGGCAGGGACAGGCCGAGCGCCTCGGTCAGACAGTTCATCGAATTGGCCGTGAACATCCCGCTGCACGATCCGCAGGTCGGGCAGGCGGATCGTTCGATATCGAGGACTTCCTCGTCAGTCATGCGCTCGTCCGCGGCGGCAACCATCGCGTCGACGAGATCGAGGGCGACTTCCTTGCCCTTCACCACGACCTTGCCCGCTTCCATCGGCCCGCCGGAGACGAACACGACCGGAATATTGATCCGCATCGCCGCCATCAACATGCCGGGCGTGATCTTGTCGCAATTGGAAATGCACACCATCGCATCAGCGCAGTGGGCGTTGACCATATATTCGACGCTGTCGGCGATGAGATCGCGGCTGGGCAGCGAATAGAGCATTCCATCGTGCCCCATCGCGATCCCGTCATCCACGGCGATGGTGTTGAATTCCTTCGCCACCCCGCCGGCGGCCTCGATCTCTCGGGCGACCATCTGGCCCAGGTCCTTCAGGTGGACGTGACCGGGCACGAACTGGGTGAAGGAATTGACCACGGCGATGATCGGCTTGCCGAAATCGTCGTCCTTCATGCCCGTGGCGCGCCATAGCCCTCGCGCGCCGGCCATGTTGCGGCCGTGGGTCGAAGTGCGGGAACGATAGGCAGGCATTGGCAAATTCCGATTGTTGCGCGTTGAGTGCAGCGTCCAACCTAAAGCATCCGGCCCACCGGTCG
The nucleotide sequence above comes from Pelagerythrobacter marensis. Encoded proteins:
- a CDS encoding acyl carrier protein: MSSLAPSRSDIDTKLRAILCDVLGLDAEKVESFDNDTGLFGHLPELDSMAVAGLLTEIEDRLGIIIEDDEVDGEMLETYGGLLAFAEAKVVES
- the ilvD gene encoding dihydroxy-acid dehydratase, with protein sequence MPAYRSRTSTHGRNMAGARGLWRATGMKDDDFGKPIIAVVNSFTQFVPGHVHLKDLGQMVAREIEAAGGVAKEFNTIAVDDGIAMGHDGMLYSLPSRDLIADSVEYMVNAHCADAMVCISNCDKITPGMLMAAMRINIPVVFVSGGPMEAGKVVVKGKEVALDLVDAMVAAADERMTDEEVLDIERSACPTCGSCSGMFTANSMNCLTEALGLSLPGNGSTLATHADRKALFLRAGRLVVELCRRWYEEDDASVLPRTIADRSAFENAMSLDIAMGGSTNTVLHLLAAAHEAELDFTMADIDRLSRHIPCLAKVAPAKDDVHMEDVHRAGGIMAILGELDRAGLLNTAVPTVHSPTLADALDAWDIARTNSPAVQKFFRAAPGGVPTQTAFSQDRRWAELDLDRREGVIRSAEHAFSQDGGLAVLYGNLAEDGCIVKTAGVDESILKFSGPAKVYESQDAAVTAILTDQVREGDVVVIRYEGPRGGPGMQEMLYPTSYLKSKGLGKACALVTDGRFSGGTSGLSIGHASPEAAEGGTIGLVREGDTIVIDIPARSIHLDVSESELASRRAEMEAKGDGAWKPVEKRKRRVSTALEAYAAMTTSAARGAVRDVSQLVRK
- a CDS encoding class I SAM-dependent RNA methyltransferase, translated to MTETNEILRIAAKGDGVTVDGRHVPFAAPGDVLQADGTIAPGPHRAQPPCRHFGACGGCQLQHCDTQAIARYLGERIAFAAQGQGVAIGTLLPPHLSPPRSRRRCTLHAASAGGKLQLGFREAGSHRIVHMRECHILRPELFALIAPLRALFAARKERISAKVDLTLADQGADCAIAGLKVEGLAATEAMLAFAQDNGLARLTIDHGYGPETVWEPEPVTVSPAGVPVAFPSGGFLQATVDGESALTRIAGEWLAGARFVADLFAGLGTFAFALSGNAKVLAVEAARDAHLACKAAAARTGGAVHAMHRDLFRNPLQPDELNRFDAVLLDPPRAGAREQIGRLAESTVPRIVYVSCNPASWARDAARLVEAGYRLEAARPVGQFVWSTHVELASLFVRQPG
- a CDS encoding hydrolase 1, exosortase A system-associated, whose translation is MNRLPLTFACEDQTLAGTIDTAPASVGLLIVSGGNEIRAGAFSGQARLAERVARAGFPVFRFDRRGVGDSEGKNRGFRASAKDIAAAIDAFRAMAPQMKRVVAFGNCDAASALMLASGAGCEALVLSNPWTIEDDQDDLPPSAAVRSRYIEKLKNPAELARLVTGGVDLRKLARGLARAALPRSQPSSLAQDMAAGLEKFEGQVRILLAETDRTAQAFVEQWDSADSRIAYCEKASHAFVEPHARDWLFEQLLMALRGSSRP
- a CDS encoding bifunctional ADP-dependent NAD(P)H-hydrate dehydratase/NAD(P)H-hydrate epimerase — protein: MSPNDPVLTVAQMQAAEQALVDAGTDVDTLMQRAGCGAAEWVWRLAAGRPVTVLCGPGNNGGDGYVIAQVLHRRGIDVAVVAPALPRTDAARNACDSYRGPVVQTADGRHGAVLVDCLFGSGLTRPLSGDLAGLLHDLAARHHHLVAVDLPSGIESDSGVPLNRDLPACDLTLALGAWKFAHWTMPASGRMGARRLVDIGVAVPQAPARLSQRPQLEPPSADAHKYRRGLLGVVGGAMPGAALLSANAAIHAGAGYVKLLSDQSHPAAPAALVVDRGPLAEALDDPRMGAVLVGPGLGRDGEAPARLERALERDCPLVLDADALHLLTPRRFERETLLTPHEGELERLCRAFDVAGEGKRAKAKELARKSGAVVLAKGPDTLLCTPDGGVILFPPGPSWLSAAGTGDILAGIAASRMATGCSAALAAEQAVWLHNEAARIAGVAFSADDLAQAVKAAYARFL